From Argopecten irradians isolate NY chromosome 2, Ai_NY, whole genome shotgun sequence, the proteins below share one genomic window:
- the LOC138313076 gene encoding fucolectin-3-like, producing the protein MARRKLVWGGEVILLLLCTFSKVSSEANVAWRKPTSQSSDFGGNWAASNVVDGCTESSAGCCTHTSGEGHKTAWWRVDLQQLMTINRIQIIYRTGSKQRFGGYQLYLSNTTDSPAQGVLCYEDQSINEADVQLNKEHQCPFVARYVTVYNYRNNPKRRFWYSNNAILELCEVMVFGCIVGRYGPGNDDCNNMCQGSCYGGNCNPKTGVCFYCETGKYGDFCNPDCPSNCKDNRCQKDGGDCFGMNRFTLNHNVFIIDN; encoded by the exons ATGGCCAGGAGAAAGTTAGTGTGGGGAGGAGAAGTAATTCTCTTGTTACTTTGTACCTTCAGCAAGGTCTCTTCAGAAG cAAACGTCGCCTGGAGAAAACCAACTTCTCAGAGCAGTGATTTTGGAGGTAATTGGGCAGCTAGCAACGTTGTGGACGGATGTACAGAATCATCGGCTGGATGCTGTACTCATACTTCTGGTGAGGGACATAAAACGGCCTGGTGGCGTGTTGATCTCCAACAGTTAATGACCATTAACAGAATACAGATAATTTATAGAA CTGGTTCCAAACAGAGATTTGGCGGTTATCAGCTCTACTTATCCAACACGACAGACAGCCCGGCACAAGGCGTTCTATGTTACGAGGACCAAAGTATCAACGAAGCAGACGTACAACTAAATAAAGAACACCAGTGCCCGTTTGTAGCTCGGTATGTCACCGTTTACAACTATCGAAATAATCCAAAACGACGATTCTGGTACAGTAATAACGCCATTCTGGAATTATGTGAAGTGATGGTATTTG GATGTATAGTGGGGCGTTATGGTCCAGGAAATGACGACTGTAACAATATGTGCCAAGGATCGTGTTATGGCGGGAACTGTAACCCCAAGACAGGAGTGTGTTTCT attgtGAAACAGGAAAATATGGTGACTTCTGCAACCCTGATTGTCCTTCGAATTGTAAAGATAATCGTTGTCAGAAGGATGGTGGAGACTGTTTTGGTATGAATCGTTTCACACTAAATCACAACGTTTTTATTATCGATAATTAA